One genomic window of Armatimonadota bacterium includes the following:
- the tuf gene encoding elongation factor Tu (EF-Tu; promotes GTP-dependent binding of aminoacyl-tRNA to the A-site of ribosomes during protein biosynthesis; when the tRNA anticodon matches the mRNA codon, GTP hydrolysis results; the inactive EF-Tu-GDP leaves the ribosome and release of GDP is promoted by elongation factor Ts; many prokaryotes have two copies of the gene encoding EF-Tu) translates to GDNVSLEGTLIQPIAMEEGLRFAIREGGHTVGAGVVSAVIE, encoded by the coding sequence GGAGACAACGTCTCGCTGGAGGGAACGCTGATCCAGCCGATCGCGATGGAAGAGGGGCTGCGGTTTGCGATCCGAGAGGGCGGCCACACCGTGGGAGCGGGAGTCGTCTCCGCGGTTATCGAGTAG